The Anolis carolinensis isolate JA03-04 chromosome 1, rAnoCar3.1.pri, whole genome shotgun sequence genome window below encodes:
- the LOC134292468 gene encoding uncharacterized protein LOC134292468 codes for MNGTGYGVVADWLSRSCRSCVCHLDTQVPSKIFALGFVFFGGLLALYQDLKPEKTSKEDKAQGKDLRRNLSVKMTDATPAASAQPVSNNTISCPIHQRPHSLAECREFAKKPYKERLQIVQKAKVCFRCCGATIHFSKDCKEKVKCQHCNSIKHCSAMHNFDSPQFKAKSNSPTKEETKENQKPTEPQVALKAPAVACTKLCQNSHKPRICHPICLAEVYPDKQPWDKKRVYVTLDAQSDASLATPEFFDMFDLHTETIEYTISTCSGKNKMNGRVATKFKISPVGQKVRYDLPDLIECSLIPRNKEQIATKEVVQAHPHLKGIQDLIPALDLETDIVMLIGANCPTLFRVSNQIEGPKGSPMAQQLPLGWTVLGPVCLNKMFQPVTKRPSLMQGCASHISVCCQGVMPDYSSIFEVTERDEQTAFSKNEQKFLEMMNSQVTQVSEGNWIAPLPFKLERPSLPNNRDVALHRLLSLRRRTLKDPKVKTQITQFVEDLFRSNYAEPASVCAEGEEQWHYISTSENPADVTSRGTSAAKLSKSSWITGPKCLQNPSFPESISVLKDTELPEIQSCKSTIDGQDLSRQGLNPAKFERFSKWTRLQAAIARLIHYITTKNSGAIQPQDLSKASTVILRSTQRQCFSEEIACLERKASLPKNSCLKDLNPFLDNEGLLRVGGRLKRAKIRSCVKNPFILPHHSHIALLLTQHFHTKVKHQGRSITQSALRNYGFWFVNDRKGWGFGVT; via the coding sequence gtcttctcgctttgtaccaagacctaaagcctgaaaagacctccaaagaagacaaagcccagggcaaagatcttagaaggaacctgagtgtcaagatgacagacgcaactcctgcagcttctgctcaaccagtcagcaacaacaccatatcctgtcccattcatcaaaggccacacagcctagctgaatgcagagagttcgcaaagaagccttacaaagaacgactccaaatagttcaaaaggccaaggtgtgctttagatgctgcggcgccactattcacttctccaaagactgcaaagaaaaggttaaatgccaacactgcaacagcatcaagcattgctctgcaatgcacaacttcgattcccctcaattcaaagcaaagtcaaattctcctaccaaagaagaaaccaaagaaaaccaaaagcctacagaacctcaggtagccctcaaggctcctgcggttgcctgcaccaagctttgtcaaaatagccacaagcccaggatttgccacccaatctgcctggcagaggtgtatccagacaagcagccgtgggataagaaaagggtctacgtcaccttggatgcccaaagtgacgcatctcttgcaaccccagagttcttcgacatgttcgaccttcatacagagacaatagaatacaccatatccacttgttctggaaagaataagatgaatggcagagttgcaacaaagttcaaaatctcgcctgtcggacaaaaggtcagatacgatcttcctgaccttatagaatgcagcctgattcccaggaacaaagaacagatagccacgaaggaggtggtacaagcccatcctcatctcaaaggtattcaagacctaattccagctttggacttagaaacagacatcgtaatgcttatcggtgcaaattgtcctacactgttccgtgttagcaaccagattgaaggtcctaagggatcacccatggcccagcagttgcctttaggatggacggtgttaggcccagtctgcctgaacaagatgttccagcctgtcactaaaaggccttcactaatgcaaggatgtgccagccacatctcagtttgctgccagggagtaatgcccgattactcttccatctttgaagtcacagagagagatgagcaaacagccttctctaaaaatgaacagaagttccttgagatgatgaacagccaagtcactcaagtctctgaaggtaattggatagcacctttacctttcaagctggaaagaccatctctacccaacaacagagatgttgcccttcatcgtctcctgtccttaagaagaaggacgctaaaggatccgaaggtaaagacccagatcacccagtttgtggaagacctcttcagaagcaactacgctgaaccagccagcgtgtgtgcagagggagaagagcagtggcattacatatccacttcagaaaatccggcagatgtgacgtcccgaggaacatcagccgcaaagttgtccaagtcatcctggatcactggacccaaatgtcttcaaaatccttcctttccagaaagcatctccgtgctcaaagacactgagttgccagaaattcagtcctgcaaatctaccatcgatggccaagacttatcaagacaaggtttaaatccagccaagtttgaaagattttcaaaatggactagacttcaggcagccattgccaggctcatacattacatcactacaaaaaacagtggtgcaattcagccccaagatctttcgaaagcctcaacggtcatcctgagatccactcaaagacagtgtttttcagaagaaatagcttgtctagaaagaaaagcatccttgcccaaaaatagttgtttaaaggacttgaaccccttcctggacaatgagggtctccttagggttggaggtagactaaaaagagcaaagattagatcctgtgttaaaaatccttttattttgccacaccatagccacatagctctgctgttgacacagcatttccacacaaaagtcaaacaccaaggaaggtcaattactcagtctgccctaagaaactatgggttttggtttgttaatgatcgtaaaggttggggatttggtgttacttaa